The DNA region ATctgcagtttttttttcctgtagaAAGAATCCTTAACCTCTGAACAGTTTTCGGTTGACTTTGGATAGCCTTTCATGTTGGAAACATAATCATAACTTCGTAGCGCATAACACATAACATACTTTCAGGTAAAAACGGTTAAAGTATCGTACGGGTGGCTTTGGTGAATAACAACACAAATCTGAACTTCAGTAATTTGCTGTATGAACCGTACTATGCTATTACAGTCAGACAGATACTGTACCGCGTTAGAGGGTGAGGGCCAACAATGGATAGCAGCTCCAGCATGGATGGCATCTACAGAACAAGAAGCGAAAGGGAGCCTTGAAATATCTGCCCTTACAAGTGCTAGATTCCTGTAGAACCAAAAGAGGAAACAGTCAGTGGTTTACCTGGCTTGATTTTGGAATACTGCTAATGAACGCTTGGCATTGTTGCTTAACTTATATATACTGTTCAAGTGATCTGGAAATTACATTacgcaaaaagaaagaaatctcTTTAGAGTAATACCAGATCAAAATAATGGACTGCATTGTTGATTACACTTCAATACAGTGTTTAGAGCACATATATTAGTCTGGCAGGTATTAAATTGAAGCGAGCCATTAGCTTCCAACAAACAATTCAGTGATGCTGAGTAATCGTTTAATTGATAATATGTCTGTGCTAGTTTGTTTCCATTGTGCAAGTTTTTCGGCCTTCCATAGCTTTTCAATAGCTAGTTTGTGGGTTTGAAGTGAGTACTGTACTGGTGGGGTAAATTTGGGCTCCTAATTCAACTCCCAATCCCCTCTTCGTACGCACCCATGATTCCATTGTcctacatattttttttctatttgaagTATGCAAGACATTTTTTCAGTGTTATAGGGAAAGCTCAAAACATATAAATAAAGGATTCAGAAGCAGGAAGGAGAGCTCACGTGTTAAGGAGAGTATCATCTTGCTTAATGAATTCATAACATTGGCGGAGCATATTCTCGGAGAAGTCCAAAGCAATCACAGCTGAGTATGCCCCAgattttgcaaactttctagTAAACAAACCACTGCCGCAGCTGACATCAAGAAGGATACCACCAGCAACAGGTTGGAAATAATCTTGAGCCATTTGAAACTGAAAATGCCAGCAAAAGATCAGAAGATCACGCATCAGAGTGCAAAGATTTTCTTTAGACAAACAACTTTTAATCCGTTATTAATTCTGCAAAGAATTTATTGCTGCCACAGAAAAACAATAAGAAACAAACACTTACGGtctaaaatatataaaatcatAGGTCAGATATTTAAGAACTCATTGTGCAGTAACCCTTTGGAATTGAAGATGGTGTGATCGAAAATCTACCTCTTCATCAAGACCAGGGAAGCCACTTCGGTTGAAGTTTTGGCGCCACCCTCTCTCATACAGAAATGAGACAAGCGGGCTCCTGAACAGCTCTGTTCTAGCAGGCTTCAGTTCACTGTATTCTTTTGTCCCTGCAGTAACAGTGAGGTCCAAGAAGATGTCTTTGCTACTAAATGACTTGCTGCATGTTGAACACTTGAATCCGGACCTATAAATTGCGGGCCTGGGACATGCATAGAGACAAAAGAACATAAATGTCAATCTAGCCAAAACATATGCTTGAGAGATGAGCACAAAAGAACTAGGACATACAAGTTCATGCCTGGTGGCCCTTTCCTTGTCAATGGTTCGTAGCAAACAGGGCATGCAAACACCTCGGTTTCTGAAAGTTTATCCTGCTGTTCTTTTGTTTCCTGTAAAGATTGCATCAGGGGGATTACGAGCTCTTCAGTTTACATGGTACAAGGAAGATATATTGTTAGGGAGGAACGCTAAAAGTCTTAGAGCATGGATATCAGGGTCTAGTAAGAAACATTTCGCTAGTAAGAAAGAATAGCCCACATCACAAAATAATAAAGCCCAAAGGAAATCTCATAGGCAAGCAGTATATAATAGAAGCTATCAAAGCCATCATGTCCTGGTCACACGAGCAGTCGAGCACCTTGATAATCAAAAGTCAGGACCACTATAGTCTCTGCTTTCCACTTAGTTATATCCAAGCACAACGTTATTCATGATTTAGCTGTACCCAAATGCAAAGTAAGCTGGTTTTGACAGATGCGTAGGTTCATGTGCACGGCTTAACTTGTCGGTTGATTATCCAATGTGCAGCTACTAGTAACAGAAATATGAACAGCACCATATTCGCCGAGATCATTTAGCTCAGTTCAAGCTCATTACCATGAAAGCTTAAAAATTGTGTAGCAATTTACAGATACCAGTGTTGTATTCACCGTATTCGCCGAGATCAATTTGGTGCCACAGCCCACAAGTTTGTTTGCAGATACCAGGGCGCCATTGTGTAGCAACCAGTACCAGAAGTACGGGCAGCACCTAGATCGTTTAGCTTAGCTCAAGCTTCGTACCATGAAAGCTTAGGATGCTGTCGCAGAAAATTCCAGCCCGGCATAACCGCAAACACGTGATAACCAAGGCAACCGGTCCGGTAAAAATCAGCAACCGACAATGCAAACCAATGGATGGAGGAGTACGTACCGGCTCCGCGGCGATtgccgccgcggcagctgcGCGGAGAGTAGGGAACCCGGGGCGGCGGGGACCGGACCGGCCGGGGGCGTGGGCGCGAGCGCGGTGTGGGAGCGGGAGCGAGGGGTgcggggaggaggacgccgccgccgctcgtacCATTAGCTCCATGGCGCGGCACAGCTACGAAGGGCCGTACGTCTAAGACGGCAGCGGGCTGCCGAGCTGCGCGCTGGTGGGTTGTGGTGACTGTGGCGACGGCGTGGCGCGAGGCGCGCCCGCTCGCGAATGAAGAGGACGAGACGAGACGAGAGGTGATTCTGTCGGACTCCCCGTCGGCCGCGTGGCGAGTCGCGGGCTTGCCGCTTCGTGTCCACACTCCACGGCCCAGTGCCGTGGTCAGGTTCGCATGCGTGAAGATTTTTCGTCCGCTCCCCTCTCCGGCACGTACGTACACGACGCATCTCATGGTGCCACAAGCCCACCATGGCATGATGTAAGAACATttcaaccatatttttttatttgtttttttctgATTCTTCTCCtcgttcttatttttttattttttttatcttgaacAACTTCCCTttaaaaagatttataaaaaaaagaaaagagaatcttgtcctgaagagaatgactTTGAAAATTCTTTTACGATAAAAACCgtgaaggaaaaagagaaaatttcttttttttttatcttgaacAACTTTCCTttgaaaggattttttttattttttttatattaaacaGTTTCTCTTCGAAAGAATTtgtgaaagaaaagaagatagaatctcgtcctgaagagaatgatTTTGAAAATTCTTTTACGACGAAAACCGTAAAGAAAAATCGTTAGAAAcgctaaaaaaacaaaaatcccttAGATCTCTAACAGAAATCCTTTGAAGATGGTTAAAAGCAGGCAGACCCTAATAGGCAAGGAACTGATTGGTTCAGGTCGTAGAAACTATTTCCGATCAATTTCTaacagaaaaagagagaaaagcaTGCGTCAAACAAGCACGGAAACTTGTCGTGAGTTGTCGTTTGGTGAACTCCCAGCTGAGCAGCGTTCAATTACAAGTGATGGAGTCCTGTTAGCTTGTCCGGCAAAAGCTTGAACTACCATCATTTTTTTAAACGGACCGGTATTAGAGCTGCCTACTACTGACGGTTTTATCGGGCTCTTCTTTAGAAAGTGTTGGTCTATCAGTTCCATGATTTGAGGGCTTTTGGCCTCCATGCTTTACACACGGCCAATATCATTCTTCTGCAAAAGAATGAAGGAGCGAACAAAATCACAGACTTTAGACCAATCAGCCTTATTCAATCAATTGctaaaatcatcttcaaaatCCTAACACCGAGGCTAGCCCCACATATGAACTCCTTGTCTTGTGCTTCCAGAGCGCATTCATCAAGCAACACAACATTCATGATAACTACATGATGGTTTGTAAATTGAACATTGCAAAGACATTTGACTCGGTTCAATAGAAGTACTTCCTTACACTGATGCAGCGGCTTGGCTTCCTAGCATATGCTGCATGACTGGATAGCTTTGCTCCTTAGCACCTCATCCTCACAGATCTTCATCAATGGCATCCCGAATGCACCACTACGACACGGTCAAGGCCTCAGACAAGAGGATTCCCTCTTCCCCTACTATTTGTTCTTGCCATCGACCCCCTTCAACGACTTCTACAACTCACTACAGAAGAGGGGTTGCTCAGGCAGCTAAGAGGGTGCACCACCAAGTTACGCATATCATTGTATCTGACGACGCAATCCTTTTCATTTCTCCCGCAAAGGAGGAGGTCATGGCCCTGGCGGAAATCTTAAATCACTTTGGGGAGGCAACCGGTTTAAGGACTAACTTCAACAAATCTCTAGTTACACCTATCAAGTGTCAACATTTGGACCTCTTAGGTATCCTTTTGGCTTTCCCGGCTACATGCATGAATTTTCCCCTTCCATACCTTGGCCTACCACTTGTAGTTCGAAGTCTCAAGAGAGCGGACTTGCAACCGGTTGTTGATAAGATGGCAGCAACCTTTGCAAGATGGGAAGGCAAGAACATCATAGATAATCCATTACCTCACCGCTATAGAAcaatcatttaataagatgagagctagcacatgtCTATTTCTTGACACATCATGTACTAACACACATCTTATTACAACAACCGTAACCACCAATGATTAACCTAAATCCAATCCTAGCAGTCCCGATATGTGTGTTTTAATAATTCTCAAGATAGCTATTATCCACACATATCTCTACCAACATGTAAACTCACAACATCACAATTATACGAAAGCTCAAATGGTTACATATTGATAAATTAAACAAAGACAAGTATCCTATAGCGTAAATATACATGAATTGCAGTGGAATAAACATCTAACAGAAAACAAAGACCAGTTGCGTCATTTGCCCATAAGGCAACCGGTCAGGGTTAGTAGTAGTATAGTGACTACTCGTCACCACACCGTTCTTGATGGGGTACAAGTAGCTGGCACCTACAAAATAATCAACAAAACACggtaagtacgaaggtactcacaagatttGCACatagtgtgtgtatatacacacacctgactccaaggataatgcatttggatgaattagcaaggactAGACCACAAGGTTAAACTAAATTATGCGAAAGGCAACTGAACTTACAACTTCAATATATGGGCACCTACATATCCTAACTCTTGGGCTATCCTAGCCTAACCATAAGAATATAACCATAACTGACATAACAACATAATCTTCCCAACATAAACATTCACTAGTTACTTCCCAACACACCACATATGCCCACCATCGAACTCTTCGATTGATGCGGATGAACAGCGTGCTCATGTCCAAGGGTGCGGcaatttgaattaaatcttgtcatgtGAATCATCACTTGCAGGGGAGTATATCTTTACGCATACAACACGAGACCACCCTCCATACAACCCGTCGGTTATAAGTGATGATTCATAT from Phragmites australis chromosome 8, lpPhrAust1.1, whole genome shotgun sequence includes:
- the LOC133927112 gene encoding uncharacterized methyltransferase At2g41040, chloroplastic; its protein translation is MELMVRAAAASSSPHPSLPLPHRARAHAPGRSGPRRPGFPTLRAAAAAAIAAEPETKEQQDKLSETEVFACPVCYEPLTRKGPPGMNLPAIYRSGFKCSTCSKSFSSKDIFLDLTVTAGTKEYSELKPARTELFRSPLVSFLYERGWRQNFNRSGFPGLDEEFQMAQDYFQPVAGGILLDVSCGSGLFTRKFAKSGAYSAVIALDFSENMLRQCYEFIKQDDTLLNTNLALVRADISRLPFASCSVDAIHAGAAIHCWPSPSNAVAEISRVLRPGGVFVGTTFLSSPRNNPFSVEALRPLRQIVGPVNTSYNYFTEGELEDLCKSCGLVNYTSKVQRSFIMFSGQKP